A stretch of Palaemon carinicauda isolate YSFRI2023 chromosome 34, ASM3689809v2, whole genome shotgun sequence DNA encodes these proteins:
- the LOC137626978 gene encoding formin-2-like, with translation MSCSGHSHDPMPCSGHGHDPTAGAGHGHGPTVCAGHSHGTTTSARYGHGPTSCAGHGHDTTTSARYGHGPTSCAPRPVLDMAMTPRPVPGVAIARSPVLGLATSPTPVLSLPESHLVHWPGPILTHCVAHPFAGPGHYGSGPYACNILRGQGISPMLSLATAPPPVPGLGTIPPSVPGLAMGPIPIASCPRPYQQ, from the exons ATGTCCTGTTCTGGACATAGCCATGACCCCATGCCCTGTTCCGGACATGGCCATGACCCCACGGCTGGTGcgggacatggccatggccccacggtCTGTGCGGGACATAGCCATGGCACCACGACCAGTGCTAGATATGGCCATGGCCCCACGTCCTGTGCTGGACATGGCCATGACACCACGACCAGTGCCAGATATGGCCATGGCCCCACGTCCTGTGCCCCACGTCCTGTGCTGGACATGGCCATGACCCCACGTCCTGTGCCGGGAGTAGCCATAGCCAGATCTCCTGTCCTAGGCCTGGCCACGTCCCCAACCCCTGTGCTGAGCCTGCCAGAGTCCCATCTCGTGCACTGGCCAGGCCCCATCCTCACACACTGTGTCGCCCACCCCTTTGCAGGGCCTGGCCACTACGGCTCAGGCCCATATGCGTGTAACATACT GCGTGGCCAAGGTATCTCCCCCATGCTGAGCCTAGCCACGGCCCCACCCCCTGTGCCTGGCCTGGGCACAATTCCACCCAGTGTTCCGGGCCTGGCCATGGGCCCAATCCCTATTGCGAGCTGCCCAAGGCCCTACCAACAGTGA